GTCCGCCCTCCAGCGTGGCGCGCAACGAGTCGATCTGTGGCTGAGTCGCTCGAACGGCGGTGAGCGCGCGGCGCACCTTCTCCTGGTCCTGCTCGAGCAGTCCGTCGGCGCACTCGGTGATCGACTTGCCCATCACGCCGAGGATTTCCGCGGCCAACGTCCTGGCGCGGCGCACCGGGTGCAGTGGGATCGCGGCGACCACCACCACGCCGACCAGGCCGCCGACCAGCGCGTCGATCATGCGGGAGAAACCGCCGCCCGCCGAGGGCGGCAGCAACGTCGCGACCAACACCGCGGAACCGGCCGCCTGCATCGTGATGATCGAGCCGCCGTCGAGGAACACCACCACGGCCATGGCGACCGCGACCACAAGCGCGATCTGCCACCAGCCGGTGCCGACGCGGGAGATGAACAGGTCACCGATGCCGATGCCGACGGCAACGCCGACCACCAACTCCACCGAGCGCCGCAGCCGGGCACCGAAGGAGATCCCGATCGACACCACCGCCGCGGTCGGCGCGAAGAACGGCAGCGCGTGACCGATCACGTGATGCGCGAGGAACCAGGCCAGCGCAGCGCCGACGGCACACTGGATGATCGGCAGCCCAGACCGCCGCAGCCGCGCCCATGAGGAGCGCAGCCGAACCATGCTGCTCGCCTTGGCGGCACCGAGGCGAGAATTCGGGTCGAGCACACCCGTCACCCGACCGCCACCCCTCATTGAATCGCTGCGCGATGCTGCGATCACTACGGCTCAGTCGAGGCCGAGCTCTGCGGCCGCACGAGGGTCGCAGTCTTCCAACAGGTCCAGGCAGCGCGCGTACTCTTCGGTCTCGCCGATCACCTTCGCCGCGCGGGCCAGCGCGCCGACGCTGCGTAGGAACCCGCGATTGGGCTCGTGGCTCCACGGCACCGGACCGAAGCCCTTCCAGCCGTTGCGGCGCAGGAGGTCGAGGCCGCGGTGGTACCCGGTGCGCGCGAAGGCGTACGCGGCGACGATGTCGTGGTTGACCGCCTCGTCCAGGCTTTCGCCTCGGGTCAGCGCCGCCTCCGCGAGGTGGGCCCAGGCGATCGAGGCGGCGGGATGGTCGGCCGCGACCCGCACCGGATCGACGTTGTCGAGGAGCGCATCCTCGGCATCGGAGATTTCGGGTAGCAGTACCGGTTGCGGTCCGAGTAGGTCACCGAACGAGGTCATGCGCTTCATTGTGCACCGCTGATCGATTTGCTCGATGGGCGGCTGCCTCGCCTTCGCTCGACCCGGCGCGGGCTGACGACGGACCTCGCCCGACCATGCCCAAAATGCGGCCGCCGCACCTTCGCTCGGCCCGGCGCGGGCTGATGACGGACCTCGTCCGGCTGCGCCCATTAGGCTAGCCGTCGAGTTCCACTGTTCCGCCTGAGCGAGGGGTGTGCGTGTCCGACGCGAACGACCAGAAGAACCCGGCGCGGGATGGCGCCCGACCGGCCGACGCGGCTGGGGCCGACGCACGCCCCGATGCCGTCACCGAACGTGCCCCGATCGCCGGGGCGGGCGACCGGGCTGCTCCGGCCCCGCCCACCGAGCCGATCGCGCAAACGCCTGCAGGGAAGCGGCCAGGTAGATCGGCGCGGGGATCGACCGGCACCGCGCAGTCAGGCAGCGAAACCGCCGGGCGCGGTGCGAAACCTGGTGGTGCGGACGAATCCGGAGCAGGCACCGGGAGTGCGCCGACGCCCGCCGTGCCTCAGGTCAGCACCTCGGATCGGACCGGTGCGCTCGGGACTTGGTCGGCTGGCGCCCGGAAGGGTGCGAACTCGACGACCTCCGGATCGGCGTCCGCGAAAAAGGCGACCGGCGCCGCGAGCTCCACCAACCCACCGGCCTCGGATCCCGCATCTACCCCGAACGACCCCGCTTCCGGTTCAACCTCCGGCACGACCGCCTCCGGACCCGCGGGCGCCACGAACTCGCCGTCATCAGGACCGGCGGCCAGCACGACCTCGCCGGAACCGGGATCCGCGGACAGCACGAACTCACCCACGCCGAGTGCGGCAAACGCAGCCCGCCCCGGATCGACAGGCCCGAATACGCCCGCCTCCGGACCAAAAGGTGGGGCGAGCGCCGCCGCAACCGAATCGGCGGGCACACGCACACCTGCCTCCGGCCCCCCGGACAGCAAGAGCACCCCGACTGCCGCGACAACGAGCTCGAACCCACCCGCCTCAGGACCGGCAAGCCAGACCAACGCAACCACCCGCGGATCGACAAGCTCGACGCGCACACCTGCCGCCGGAGCGGCAGGCGGGGCGAATCAAGTCGAGCCCCGATCGACAGGCCCGAACGCACCCACCCCTGGACCAGCGGGTAAGGCAAACACGGCCGCACCAAGAACAACTAAAACAGGCACACCCACCCCCGGACCAGCAGGCAAGCCAAACACGGCCGCACCAGAAACGACCGGAACAGGCACACCCACCTCCGAATCAGGCGGTACCGGCAAGGAGGACTCGCCGGGCGGTACCCCGGACGCGGCGACAGGCGCGGGACAACGCTCCGCATCAAGCGGAGCTACCGCCTCAGCACCGACCGGAGCCCCGACGGGGCGTGCCGCCGACCAGAGTGCGGACGCGAAACCCGCGGCAACCGAGCCGACTTTCCCAGCGACCGGCACAGCGAAGCAGGAGGCAACGGGCGGCGGCACGTCCAGGTCCACCGCAGCAGCATCGCGGGCCGGGTCCACGCCGAGCCGACCAGGAGCCGAGGCGCCAACCGAGGTCATCAAGCGAGACCAAGCGAGCTCCGAGGCACCACAAGATGCCACGCCCGGCTCGACGCCATCGGGCAGGCCTGCTTCGAAAGGTGCTGCGGCGCAATCGAACAAGCCCACCAAGGGCGGTGCGGTGCCGTCCGGATCGGGCGGAAACGCCGGACAGTCCGGCGCGGCAACCGCCGGTGCCGCGGGAGCAGCCGCCATGACGGCTGATTCCTCGGCCGGCGACACCTCGGCTACTGAGACCGCGTCGACAAGCGCTGACGCGACACCGCGCGGTTCCACGTCAGCCGGCTCCACGGCTGCCGGTGCGGCGGGCAGGTCCACGTCCCCGAGCGGTCCCGCGTCGACGGATGGCGCCGAGTCCGCGGGGAGTCCGGCACCAGCCGGTGGTCCCCCCACAGCAAGCGGTGCGGCGCCCGGGACCGCAGCCGACAAAGCCGCGGCGACCGGCAAAGCCGCATCCCCGAGCGGTTCCCGGTCGCCGGGTAGTCCCGCATCTACGAGCAGTTCAGCCGCTCGAAGCGGCGCGGCGGCAGGCGCCTCCGGGACTGCGGGCGCAGAGGCGGAGACAGCGGCGATCCCGCAGAACGATTCGGGGCAGGCGGGCGGCGGGGATGCCGCGACGGTGGTGATGCGCAGGCCGCAAACGCCGAGTGAGCCCGGTGGCCCGGAGGCAGACAAGGCGCAGGCCGAGACGCCCGCGGCGGAGGATGATCAGAACCCGCCTGGTTCGGACGCGGTGACCATGGCGATGCCCGTGGTCAACCTGGACGACGCGCAGACCGTCGCGCTGCCGATCCAGCGGCCCGCCGACGGTGGTGGCAAAGCAGGTACCGATCGCGTGGTCGCGCCGGCGGCGGGGCCGGTGCCGATCACCAAGCCGCCGAGCACGCCGCGTCCGGCGTCCGGGCCGAAGCAGCCCGGACCGCAGGGTCCGTCGGCACACCCGCAGCATGCACCGGGGCCGGTCGGAGAGACTCCGCAACGCCCACCGGGCAAGGCGCGGCAGGGGTCGACAGCCCCCTCGCCGGCAGACGTCCAGCAGACCGTGCCCGCGCAGTCACTCGCGGGCCCCCGCCCGCCACAGCCTCGGCAGATCGCCCAGCCCCAGCGCATCACCCCGCCACCGCGGACCCCCTCCGACACCCCCACGTCGACCGCACGATCCAATCGGTGGCTGATCGCCGCGGGCGCGGCGGCCGTGCTGGTGATCGCGCTGGTCGCGGTGATCGTGGCGCTTGTCACGAACTCCGACAACTCGCCAGAGGCGCAGGTCCGCGCCGCCATCACCGACTACGCCCAAGCACTGAAGACCGGCAATCTGGTCACCCTGCGCGAGACCACCTGCGGTCCGCTGCACGACTTCTATCAGGGCATCCCCAATGACCAGTTCGCCGGCGTGCACACACTGTCGGTGGAGCGCAGAAGCATCCCGGTGGTGGACAGTATCGATACCATCCGCATCACCGACGACACCGCCATCGCGCAGGCCACGGTGTACACCGAAGCCGACCCGACGAAGCGGTCGGCCCGCACTTTCGACCTGCAGCGAACCGACGACGGATGGAAGGTCTGCGACCCGCCCTCCAGCACCCAGTAAAGACCTGGGAACTCGATAGCAAACACGCATCGATGTCTGGTCGCGCACGTCACACTTACCTGGTCAATGGTCCGGTTCGCCAGTAGCATGGCCCGGATCATGGGCAGGGAACAAACGATGACGCGGACAGACTTCGATGACGTTGTGATGCTGGAGCCGGAAGGACAGCGGTTCCGGGCACGCGATCATTACGAGGTCGGCCGGGAGAAGGTCCGCGAGTTCGCCCGCGCGGTGCAGAACCACCACGGGGCGCATCAGCGGGAAGCGGACGCCCGCGCGCTCGGCTACGAGGGGATCATCGCGCCGCCGACCTTCGCGTCGGTAGTCGGCATGAGCCGGACGAGGGCGCTGCTCGTCTCGGTGCTCACCGACTACGATCTGTCCCAGATCCTGCAGACCGACCAGGTCTTCGAGACCTACCGGCCGATCCTGGCCGGGGACCGGCTCGGCTGCGAGATCGTGATCGAGTCGATCCGGAAGTTCGGCGACAACGACTTCATCGTGGTGCGGTTCGCGCTGACCAATCAGCACGGCGAGGTCACCATCGTCGGATCGACGACGATCGTCGCGCGCCGCGGCGCGCAGGTCGACGCGAACCTCGACCACGTGGCCGAGAACATCATGATGCACGGGCATTCGAACGAACCCGACATGGCCGCACCAGATCTGGCCCACAACGATGTGCTGGTCCCGCTCGGTGTCAGCCCGCTGACCGAACCGACCGATCATGCGATCGCGCCGGTGCGGACGGTGCCCGCCTTCGACGAACTCACCGTCGGCGACCAGCTGCCCGGCGGCACATTCCGGCTGACCCGCGGCGACTTGGCCAACTACGCTGGCGTCTCCGGCGACGCCAACCCGATCCACTTCAGCGATCACGCCGCGCACCTTGCGGGTCTGCCGACCGTCGTCGCGCACGGCATGCTGACGATGGGCCTCGCGGGCGGCTATCTGACCTCCTGGCTGGGCGATCCGATCGCCATCCGGAAGTTCAGCGTGCGCTTCTCCGGCTTCGTCCCGGTCGCCGCGAACACGGCGAGCACGGTGGACTTCACCGGCCGGGTCAAATCGCTCGACCCGCACACGCGAACCGCGACCATCCTGCTCGGCGGCACCTCCGAGGGCCGCAAGCTATTCGGCCGCGCGCTCGCCGAGGTGCGGTTCACCTAGGATCACTCGCCCAGCACGGCGTGCATCAGGTAGACGTTGTAGTCGCTCCAGGTCGAGATGGTGAAGTAGAAGTCCGAGCCGGACGACCACGGGTGGATGAATCCGCCGTACAGCTCCGGGTAGTCCAGCACGGTCACCGTCGGCGTGCTCTCCGACCATACGCCCTGCGGTGAATTCGCCTCGCGGACGACGATGGCGGCCTTGGCCGTATCCAGATAGCTCATCTGCCAGACGTTGCGGGCGGCGTCGAAGCGGACCGAGAGTTCACCGACCGGACCGTTCACAATCGATGTGGCCGAGTCGAATCCGCCGACCGGCGTCCAGCCGCCGTCGCGCCAGTACTGGTAGGCAGTGGTGTTGAGGATCTGGTCCTTGAGCACCCTGGCCAGGCCGACCGCGCCGAGGCGAGTGTTTGGCGTGCCGAACATGTACACGTGATCGCCGTGCGGAACCATCGCGCTCACTTGGAAATTCGCGAGACCGAAGATGTTGTCCCAGCGGGCGTGCGGGTCCTTGGTCCACGTCTGGCCGTGGTCGTCGGAATAGGCGATGCCGCCGTAGTTGGTGAAGAACGTGCCGGGGACGCTGTTCCAGGTCCGAATGGACATGTAGCTCAGGTATTGTCGGTCGCCCACCGCGAAACCGGAGGTGGGGATCGTGGTGACCTCGACGTTGTCGAGCTTGCGGCTGGAGAGCACCTCGGCCGCGTGGCACCGGCCGTCGGTGACCATGCGGTCGTAGGTCATCCCGTCGGCCAAGTCGCGGTCGGTGCTGAAGGCGAGCACGTTGCTACGCCAATCCATTCCCATGCCGCCCGGCGGATGGAAGCCGCGCCCGACCGTGTCACCAAACGCGGTCGCGATCTCACCCGGCGCGCTCTCCCACATGATGCCGAGATCGGTGCCGTCCACCTGCCAGCGCTTGTCCGTGCGGTTCACCGAGTTCGCGCCGGTCAGTTTGGCCACCTCGCGCACCGCCGCGATCCGCGGCGCGGGCCGGGCAGGCGACTGTGCCGCGGTCTCGACCGGTGGCTGCACCGGCGCAGGCGGCGGAGGCACCAGGCCGGGATCCGGGCCGGGACCGGGAATCGCGAAGTGGAAAGGCTTGAGATTCAACAGAATCTCCGGAATTCCGACCAGCGCGCCGAGTCCGGGTGGCGCATCGGGCAGGTCGGTGAGATCGGGGCACGGATTGGCGCACGGGTCCGGCGGCAGCTCCGTCCGCGTCCGCGTCGGTGTGGCGTCCGGCGGCTGCGGCGGGAGCACAGTGATCACCGGATACGGAATCGGCACCTCGAGCGTCTTGGGCACCAACGGCTCATGGGCTGTCACCGGGTCGGTCGCGCACGGTCCGGTCCCCGGCACTCCGACCTCACGGTCGGAGCCAGGCGCCTGCGGCGCCGCGGCGGCAGGTCGGTCGGCGTACAACAACGCCCCCGCCCCGACCACAACCACGCCTACCGCGGCCATCCATCGCATGGCCATAGGTACCCCTCGAAGTCCGTCGGACACGTACCAGCGGACCGACCCTACCCTGTTCGGCTACCGAAACCGGCCTACCGACACGTCCGGCGCTGGGACCGAGGACCCGAAGACAACGATCTCACCGCCAGAGGAATCCGAGAAGCGGTCACAGAAGATCTGCACCGACTGCGGCCAGGTCCGCGCGGCGGGCGTCGGGCCGCTGCAGCGCGGACAGTCCGGCTTCGACGCGCGACTGGATCTGGACGGCGACGGGATCGCCCGCGATCAGTGCACGGCCTCGAAGGTCAGGATCGTCGCGCCGATGCGGATCAGGTCGCCGTCGGCCAGCAGCGCGCCGGTGTCGACGGAGTTGTCGTTGACGTACACGCCATT
The DNA window shown above is from Nocardia sp. NBC_01730 and carries:
- a CDS encoding FUSC family protein, which gives rise to MVRLRSSWARLRRSGLPIIQCAVGAALAWFLAHHVIGHALPFFAPTAAVVSIGISFGARLRRSVELVVGVAVGIGIGDLFISRVGTGWWQIALVVAVAMAVVVFLDGGSIITMQAAGSAVLVATLLPPSAGGGFSRMIDALVGGLVGVVVVAAIPLHPVRRARTLAAEILGVMGKSITECADGLLEQDQEKVRRALTAVRATQPQIDSLRATLEGGREISRISPLYWNSRDRLERIRATADPLDNAVRNTRVLLRRSLTLVRDDEILHPGLIDEVERLGQAVDVVRRMMLADPGEQPDRAEAARVLRSVAKGARPELVAGAGLSAHVVFAQVRSTLVDLMQVCGVQRVSAMALLPPTVKNPYVPPQS
- a CDS encoding DUF4185 domain-containing protein → MAMRWMAAVGVVVVGAGALLYADRPAAAAPQAPGSDREVGVPGTGPCATDPVTAHEPLVPKTLEVPIPYPVITVLPPQPPDATPTRTRTELPPDPCANPCPDLTDLPDAPPGLGALVGIPEILLNLKPFHFAIPGPGPDPGLVPPPPAPVQPPVETAAQSPARPAPRIAAVREVAKLTGANSVNRTDKRWQVDGTDLGIMWESAPGEIATAFGDTVGRGFHPPGGMGMDWRSNVLAFSTDRDLADGMTYDRMVTDGRCHAAEVLSSRKLDNVEVTTIPTSGFAVGDRQYLSYMSIRTWNSVPGTFFTNYGGIAYSDDHGQTWTKDPHARWDNIFGLANFQVSAMVPHGDHVYMFGTPNTRLGAVGLARVLKDQILNTTAYQYWRDGGWTPVGGFDSATSIVNGPVGELSVRFDAARNVWQMSYLDTAKAAIVVREANSPQGVWSESTPTVTVLDYPELYGGFIHPWSSGSDFYFTISTWSDYNVYLMHAVLGE
- a CDS encoding fused (3R)-hydroxyacyl-ACP dehydratase subunits HadA/HadB; translated protein: MTRTDFDDVVMLEPEGQRFRARDHYEVGREKVREFARAVQNHHGAHQREADARALGYEGIIAPPTFASVVGMSRTRALLVSVLTDYDLSQILQTDQVFETYRPILAGDRLGCEIVIESIRKFGDNDFIVVRFALTNQHGEVTIVGSTTIVARRGAQVDANLDHVAENIMMHGHSNEPDMAAPDLAHNDVLVPLGVSPLTEPTDHAIAPVRTVPAFDELTVGDQLPGGTFRLTRGDLANYAGVSGDANPIHFSDHAAHLAGLPTVVAHGMLTMGLAGGYLTSWLGDPIAIRKFSVRFSGFVPVAANTASTVDFTGRVKSLDPHTRTATILLGGTSEGRKLFGRALAEVRFT
- a CDS encoding Rv0361 family membrane protein, with the protein product MRRPQTPSEPGGPEADKAQAETPAAEDDQNPPGSDAVTMAMPVVNLDDAQTVALPIQRPADGGGKAGTDRVVAPAAGPVPITKPPSTPRPASGPKQPGPQGPSAHPQHAPGPVGETPQRPPGKARQGSTAPSPADVQQTVPAQSLAGPRPPQPRQIAQPQRITPPPRTPSDTPTSTARSNRWLIAAGAAAVLVIALVAVIVALVTNSDNSPEAQVRAAITDYAQALKTGNLVTLRETTCGPLHDFYQGIPNDQFAGVHTLSVERRSIPVVDSIDTIRITDDTAIAQATVYTEADPTKRSARTFDLQRTDDGWKVCDPPSSTQ
- a CDS encoding DUF3151 domain-containing protein, which gives rise to MTSFGDLLGPQPVLLPEISDAEDALLDNVDPVRVAADHPAASIAWAHLAEAALTRGESLDEAVNHDIVAAYAFARTGYHRGLDLLRRNGWKGFGPVPWSHEPNRGFLRSVGALARAAKVIGETEEYARCLDLLEDCDPRAAAELGLD